The sequence ACTGATTTTTTTTAGGAGACAATTATTTTACAATCGTCACAATATTTTGTTCAAACTGTTCATTATTTATAGCCATTCATTTTCACTCACTGAAGGTAATCTTAATTGTACAGGCCAATTAATCAATATCcttaaatataggctattatatttgtctaaataattatttctaaaatacatttaaacaccTGCTTAAAATTTGAATATGTCTACCCATGTAGCACatttattaatgaaatatttaGATGCGATTTTTGTTTAACTCGCATGGCCTGAAACACAACTAAGCATGAGATCGGAAACATTATCGGAAAAGGTTCGATAAGGGTAGCTCCCTTTTTATGGTATGATTGGTTAATTAACCtacaataaaataatgacagttaataagtaataatgttaataatgtttTTCCTCCATATGTAGCAGAATGCTAAATGTCTAACATTTATTAGGCTAccaattacaaaaatatataggctagcctatattaggctatatttaatttatgcaGGACTAGCCTATATAGTAGCTAGCTATAAATTATATAGATTCTATACCTACGTTATTTTAGctagaaaacaaaacattttctaaAATTAAAATCGATTTTCAAAGTTTTTAAAAACTACGCTATTGCGGTTGTTCTGAGAATGTTTGAGCTAAAAAACGTTAAAGCCTGACCCATGAAATCATTGTAACAAAGGCATTTTACTTTTAGTGCAAAGAAACACATGctaataaataggctacatcaAATAGGCTAATAattatgtaatattttgttgtttAGTCGTAGGctattttgtaattattattattagcatagcctacattattatatcattgttttttaatttctttaataaTTAAATCGGAGTAGCATATTTTTCAGGCTAAATAAGGTAGGATATAGCAGCCTATATCTGGGATAATTGCGCTGTTTAATCTATTTTACACAAAAGCatcaagcatttatttattttttattaggcctatatttattattattattattattattattattattattattatcatcatcatcatcatcatcatcatcatcattattaacGTAAGATCCTACAGTTGGAGACTATGTCTAAATATGTAAATCATTTTGTGCAGGCGTGGGGGTTTAACACAGGATAAACATAAATTGGCTAGGTTTTGCGGTCCGTTTTTTTTTATCAAGAGTAACAAAATCTAATAGCCTACTTAGACCTAGCAAATAATGAGCCTACGAATTATCGTTTAGGCAAAAGGCTATCAGATTCAGCGCGTTCTGTTTAATTGCCGGCTAAATCGTAGGCTATAGCCTACAATAATCCTATGCAAGATATGGAGAGAATCATTACGTTTACAAATTTGGGCATTAGCCTAGGGCTATTCTATCGTATAGGACACGTCAATAGCCTATTCATAACCATCAATGACAAGAAGGTTTATTTAGAGGAATCAAGGTTTTAACGGAATTAGTGAAATTGTTTTGTGAATAGCAGAATATTGAAGAACAAGATGCCATACGTTTTCCTGCATAGCAGGTGCAGCATGTTAGGCCGTAGGCCTAttaatatataggctatttaCAGAAAAATCAAAAAATCCTAGGCTAATGAGTCATGCTTGTTTCAGAAAATACACAATTAGTTCGTAAAGCCTATCTGTATCCATATCTGCTCTGCTGACGCGTAATTGATTACGTTTTCCTGTATTATAGTCTTGACGATTAAACTTTAACTTATGTTGTGTTCATCCGTGGAGATCTTATCATATTTTTTGTCAAGAATGCAGGTATGTCTCTAGCAAGCAAGCCCCGGCCACTTAGCAACAGCTGAGCCAATGAACGGCCTCAAAATGTTTCCACCTAAGCGGTACCAAGGCAACATGCTAAAGAACGTGATGACGTCTCGCTGTGAACGAGAGTATTATGGGCTGTATGGAATTCTGAAGCTAGAGCTGGCGGACTGGACTGGCGCTCACAGCTAGCTTCGCTGCAAGCTAACGGTAGACGAAGGTAAACATGGAGCTATCGGCTGTCGGGGAGAGGGTGTTCGCGGCCGAATCGATCATCAAGAGACGAATACGACGGGTATGCGTTGTGTGACTGTGATCTCGTCATTTTTCTGCATATATGTGCTTTTGTCGTCGGCTCACGCTAACGaattctttttttctgtgtcTGATGGCACGCACAGGGTCGAATGGAATATCTCGTTAAATGGAAGGGCTGGTCACCCAAGTGAGTAATACAAGCCCATCCTATCTATCTTGCCTTGTCCTAATAGTCTTATAGTGACAGCGATGGCTGTCAACTCTGCGAAATATCGCAAAGGCCATACATCAACTGGCAGGTTATATTAATGCTGGCTGTTACTGCAGACTGGTTTTGGCAGATGGCATGCTGCAAGACTAGCTGGCCCTGCTAGCTGATCGATAAAGCAGTGGTTTAAATGCAGCAAGAGACTGACAGTTATCACGTGAAACTTTTGTTCTCACAGGTACAGTACTTGGGAACCTGAGGAAAATATCCTAGACTCACGTCTTTTCGTTGCCTTTGAAGAgcggtaaaaaaataaataaagattcataataaaaataaaaaactattatgATGTCGAAAATACAGATATTTTCACACATGCATTTGTATTTTCATTCAGGGAGCGTGAGAGAGAAATATTCGGACCCAAGAAAAGGGGCCCTAAGCTGAAGACTTTTCTTCTAaaggttaatatatatatatatatatatatatatatatatatatatatatatatatatatatatatatatataattgtattattattttatttttttggtgaaattatattacatattgtgTATAATATTCCCTTGTTTGTATAAAtggaataaataataattttttattctattttaatcATGTATTTTTTTGCAGGCCCAAGCTAAAGAAAAGGCAAAGTCTTATGAATTTAGGAATGAATCATCCAGGGGCATTCATGGTGCATATCCCAGTCCAGAGCCCGTGGTAACCCCTAGAGCAAGAGAGGGTTTGCGTGCTGTGGTTCCCACCATTTTCCCTCCCAGCACAGTTAACCGAGGGGAGAGTGTAAGGCTTTCACCTCCAGAACCAAGGGAGCATCGTTCTCCACCCTCACCGAGACCCAGCCCTGATGCTTTTACCCTTGCCCCAAAAAAGAGAGGACGGAAGCCCAAATTACGGTTCACAGATGGCTATGCAAGTTCCTTGCTTCCAGAGCATGCAAAAAGAGCAGCAGATGAAACCATGGCAAGCATTCCTTCAAAAATGGCTAAGTTAGGTTTGGATGAAGAGGAAGAGAGATGCTCTGAAATGATTGGGAGAATTAAAATATCTCACAAGCACATGGATCCTGCCTATGTACACAAACAAAACAGAGTTGTTCCAAGCAGGAGTACCCAGCACATTTCTCCAGAGTGGAATTTGCATTCCAGCAGAGTGGATGCAGACTTGCAGGGCTGCAGGACTAATCCACAAACACGCCTCTTTCACCATAAACACCTGAAGCACCATTCAAAACAAAGAACATTTGAACACCGTGATTCTACCAGCAGACAGCCTTCACTTATTGCCAAAATCCCAGTGTCACGCATATTTGGAGAGCCGGAGGAGAGAGATGCTTGGAAACCCTCCTTCAGCAATGTGGAGAAAGTTGTAGTTACTGATGTGACGACAAACTTCCTGACTGTAACGATCAAAGAGAGTAGCACAGATAAAGGGTTCTTCAAAGACAAACGATGATTTTTGACTACAGCAGTTCACTTCTTCAAAAGTCTTTTATTATCAAAAAATTATGTAttgtgtattgtataatatatatataaaaaacaatattattcAGTTTTCGGTCCCACTGCAATCTGTATTTATTGTGAAATTGCTGCTTGATGAGATTTGCATGCTAGACATGTTAAACAAAGCTAGAACTGCGTTTAAGTGCATACATCAGATCATTTGCTGTAACTAAGTTTTAATTACGAACTGTttacaataaatatatacaaatctCATAGGTCTCCCACACGAATATTAAGAATGTACAGTTTAAAAGTAGACAtttgcacacgtcattattacTGTCATTACGTTTGGAATTCTTGTAATTTACGTTGACTTTTGTAAGTTTATATTGTTAGTTACTCTGTAAACTTGTTTCACAGTATAACAAACTTAacaatttacacaaaaatgtttatcaaaagtaaaatgtaaaataatgaacATGATTCTTTTGATTCTTTATACTTCAGctgaatatttataaatatttagtaggtctaataaattaaattaaactttttttattctttatatTTGGTTAAGCGATTTTGTAAGTATGattacagaaaataaatgattaatgAAAAAAAGTTCTTAGCATCGTGAATGGAAAAGCGCTCATTGAATGTCCATAACATACTCAACGATTTATACTTATACTTTTACAAATATGTAGAGGATAATGTACAAATATATTCCTTTAAAAAACTAATGGTAGCTAACGCTTTTTTGCGCAGAATAGCAAATGCAAAAGACTTCACAAAACAATTCCCAAATATTTAATTCAGTTATGCAATTACTTGctgattttgtttatttgtttggaCTTGGTTTCACGAGTGACGTGACAAAAGTCTAAACGTATAGCTTTACACAACAATGTGCTGTCGAACAGTCAGTGTTGGGCCTTTAGGTGTTGCAGTGTAAAGGTCAAACTCTTGGCTAAGTTTATGGACTGTTTACTCACAGTTAATCTTCTAATCTATTTAGTTTCGATTTTACTCGGTTGTTTACGTTTAAATGAAAATACtcataaactaaactaaaatactTCTCAAACACACAAAGAGGATAAACCACAGTCACAATCAAAATCCAAAAAGcaaagcatttttattttgattattggTCTCttattcaaaattttaattttcaatTCAAAATTCGTTGAAACCCCCACTTATTCTAAGATTTAAGTTCTAAACTCCTACGCTATCGATACGTGGGTGTCTTTGTGTCGTGGGTCCTTGGCATTTctgtttcattttaattttcttattttttattacaatcCATGGCGTTGTCTTTATCAGCATCGTCGTCGCTGGAATTCTTGTCTTGAAgctgaaaaaaaatcactttgcATTGATTTTGCACTCACCTAAGTTAACAATACGATTTTTAGTAAATGTCCCCtttttaatagaaaaaaaaaaacagcattttttttattaaagcaatgaggtcacatttacatttaattgtaGCCTATGCCTTCTATACAAGCTATGGCAAAACAGCGCATGCAACAAAAGGCAAAATGAAACGTACTATATGATGTAGTCTAGATTTAACCATGATATCCCTATAATTCCTAAAACTATTTCTTCACCTAATTCtccttttatttataaagaaaggAGTGAATTTATGAAACCATATTAGCTCAAACATTGCAGTCTTCAGTGAGATAGTTACTAAAGCTTAAGATGATAAGAACCTGGATATGCAGGccagttacacagtgtagccgTAGTTGCGGTCACAACGAGGGTAGCAGTGAGGGTTTAGCCAGTGCTCCATATTGGTCTCTCGAGCCCTCTGCTCCAGCCTCTGCATATGTAGCATGTGTTCCTGAAATACACAATGAACTCTATTCTATTGACGAGCTGAGTTTACGTATTGATTTGTTAAgaattttgtatttaaaaacaaGCACAAAGCAATGTGCACACAGATGCATATTCACAAAAACAGATAATGACGGGCTCTCATGCATGATGTTTGTATAAGCTTTGATatcaaatatgtaaatataaaagGAGTGGAGAGGAGGCTCCCCACCCTCATAGGTTCATCGGGGTGTCCCGGCTTCTGTCTCTTAGCCCGGAGTAGCTGCTTTGCAAAGCTTTCCTTAATGATGGGGTTTGCATCTGAAAATGACATATGCATCAACGTCACCTTTTCATACTGTAATTTCATGGTAATGACAGCAAAATGTATTAATGTGACTACATTTAATGAACAGATAGAAACAAGTTAAGGGGCTACACATTGTTtaaaaagttacaaaattttagttattatgctattttatgcATACACTGTACTAATAAGCTTATCAAAGActttcatttgttttctttctttctttttatttcaTGCTAATTTTCTTTCCTTAGTTCTTCCTCAGGCGGGCATTCTGTTTTGTCTTCTGAACTTTTATTCTTTCAGATTTCCTCGAGTCCTTGGGGGtctaatttgtatgaattttgGCCTTTCTTTCCCCCTCTTTCTTTATCTTTCtccctctttttttctctctctctctttcacacagaCCCGCACGCTCGCACACACATATACCTCGCTCACTTTCTCTCCTCCCTCCCCATTTCATCCCCTCCCTCCCTTTCCCAGCGCTGTTTCTCTATGGAAGAACACAAAGTGTCCATTCATGATCGCGTCTCCCCGGGGAGCGCGCCTAGAGCGCGCGTGACCTGGAGCTCTGACCCGCGAGGGGTATGAAAATGAGGCTGTTACGGTAAACACCGACGTGGCAGATAAAAAGccaagcatatatatatatatatatatatatatatatatatatatatatatatatatatatatatatatatatatatatatatatatatatatatatatatatatgcaggtAAAATAGCATAGCCTAATTTGTAAGATAAGTGTtcatttcagcagcgaaaaaaTAGGCTATGAATAGGCCTCACTAAATAAGAAAAAACAAGAACAATATACAAATAACTATGTCATTTTTTCTAAACGTTTTGAGTTTTCTTTAAAGTAGGCCTAACGTTTAGCAAGTgcggggagaaaaaaaaaacaatgccaAATTTATATAGGCGTAGCCTAAGCATaagaattatttaaaaaacttaTCTCACAGACCTTTATATTACACCATTTCAGTCGTAGATAAAATTGCAGGAAGACTAAAAACTAGCTAATTATGTTTTCAAATGCCATTATAATGTCGAAATAgccaaaaaattattattttgcatGAAAATGAAACCTTAAAAAAGTAGACATCCATACAAACGTCAAAGGAAAagcaaaattaaaaattaaaaaaaccgCTATATGCAAATATAACCCATGTTATAAGATTTCCACAGGAAAAACATACCAGTGCAGAAGGTCAATAAGACCACGCAAAAAAGGCATACCAACAGCTTCATTTTCACGTCTGTCCGTCCTCAGCTCGAAATAACTACACTTGAGTTTTTACCCAACTTATGAGGAGGAGAAATACATGGCAACGTCATTTAGAAGTTACCCCCACAGCACCTCTGCTTACAGGCCACTGGATACAGAAGAATAATCCTGCCTGCACATCTGGATGAAGTTACAGACATATTCCACAAGATGTCGCCTTCGCTTAACTTACGTCTGATTCGGTTGAAAACTTTCATGTTCATGTGTGTGCCAGAAATGTATTGAAAAAATATGGTAACTATGTTTCAGACATTAGGGTATATTCCCATCAACCTATCAGAACAATATGTTTTGCACACGACAAACACCCATACATGTGGTTAAAGACTAAATAAAAATggtatttttataatgttttgttaGGATTGCCCAAACAAAACACCTAACAAAACACACAGTGaaaaagggtgtcaaaattCTACCTAGGGGTACAATAGGGGTACAAAtagctggggcagtacccttaaaaaggacaactttgtaccatttttatACTCAAAAGgtttcatagtagtaccttgaGGTCTGCATTTGTattcaaaggtactaatatgcaccttttaggagtaaaaaaaaaaaaaaaaggtacaaagatgtccttttaagggtactgccccagcgacaagctgttgtacccctaaaagtacaattttgacacccctTTTCTCTGTGTGCACCTTCAGAATAACACAAGACCTGAATAGTCTATAATGCAATAAAAATTAGCCTACCTGACAATataaacaaaattaacaaaataataatgactaattaaattaaatataatcatATGTAATGTGTCACACAATGACTTCTGCAAAcgtttatttctttcttttctgaCAGCCTAAATTATGAGGGGACTCATCATAACTAGTCTACTTTACTAACAAAAcgcataatttaaaatatttttacaataaaatCTAAGATAAGTGTAATTAATGAATAACATGCTAAAATGTAGctaaaatgtttactttttaaaagCACATTTTTATAGTGAATTGACCTGAAGAATCAAATTAGGGCTAATTATAATAGGCTAATTATTGTTTTGGTTTGgtttttgcattttaaatagtttttaccTAGTTTACCTAGTTTCTGGTCAAATAAATAGCTACTCACATGTTTACAGTAGAACTCTATCTAGTCCATTAATTAGCCTATAGTgttcaaaaagaaaaagaagcagAGGAAGACAAGATGTCTGGATTTCACGATGCTTAACATTCTTATTGTAAAGTTTATTAGAGGCATATTCGTAACTTTATCACCTAtattattactgttattattatagCCTAATaccttatttattatttgtattttttacaatactTGTAACTGTCGTGTTCCTGGGACACAGACAGTTTCGAACTGTACAAATTCGTTTTTTGTCTCACGTATTGTGTTCCTATTGGTCACTGAAAATGAGCCGTCATACACCTACGTCATCATTTCCGTTTCCGTATATTAAACTAGATGAAACTAGTAAGGTTTTTTATCCGCTGTTTGTATTCTTCCAGTGGTTTCAGTGTAGTGCGTGGCTAACAAAGATGACGACGGGATCTACCCCTTAACACAATGAAGAATATATAAACGTGGATGTCATTTATCTGCTTACAGTTTGTCTTGCTGTTAGTGTTTGACAGCAAGGATGTTTACGATGTCTGGTCTGTAACATCAGTGTGACTCAGGTTTGGTGCATTGCCTGGCGATATGATCATGTGCTGCTCGGATGGTGTTATAAATCGAAGGTCGTTGTGGGATCTAACAGCTTCGGCACAATGACTGATGACGATCGTTGGAATTTACTGATCATTCTCAGCTGATTTGTGCATGACATAGGTCCTGTAAAATTGAGAATTGTGGCTATGGAGGATAGTACTGAGGAGCTACGGGAGGAGTGGACTTTGCTCCTCTGGACCATGGTTGCTGTTCTGGTCCCAGTATTCATCACGCTGTGGTGCAGCTTCCAGCGTCCCAAACGCAAAGTTCAGCTGAAAGATCTGTTCCGAAAGGGCAAACACGGCTGGCACTACACGGACCTCTTCAACAAGCCCACCTACTGTTGCGTGTGCTCTCAGCCCATCCTCCAGGGGGCGTTCTGTGACTGCTGCGGCATATGTGCCGATGAGCAGTGCATACATAAAGCAGATCGCATCCTCTCATGTAAGGAGATCATGACCCAGAGTAAGACAGACGGGAGGTTCTGCCACCAGTGGGTCAGAGGAAATGTGCCCCTCGCCAGCTACTGTGCTGAGTGCAAACAGCAATGCGGGACTCAACCTAAACTCTGCGACTATAGGTACTTTGTATAATCCCCAGTATTATAATTGGTCACAGAAAAACACAAATTATCCCCTTGGTGTGATATACATCAGGATTTAAATCAATTGTCTTTTTGTGTCGGAGATATTAAACATTCTTACGCAACTTTGGACAAAAACGAATAAGTAACTATGTTTTTGGAGATAATTAGAAATAAATGAGTAAATTTGGCTAATATTTGAATCAACATAGACCTGGAAAAAGTTATTGAATTTGCTCTAGTCTACTAGTGAAGGAGTACAAATCATGAATTTGGACAAAAGCATGAAtgtgacattttttttgtcatgacACTTTCACATGGTAAactttttaagtttaaaaaaaactagttTTGTTAAAAAGAAATAGTAAACAACTCAAATCTTTGATGAAGGACAAAGGCCAAACTGCCGATAAAAACAATGCCTTCTATAGGGTTTGAACTTTTTAACTTGAgaaagaaaataacaaaaaacagtaaattccacaagcaaaagatttgtattattattattattaagaacTAACGCCCATCTTTCTACACCTTACATAGCTTTATAAATATTCACAAAAGCCAAAGTTAATATTAATAAGAAAAGATGGGTGTTTTTTCTACTTAATTTATAGCAAACGGATGGTTGGATGGCAACGACTTGAAGAACTAACAGAGTGAACACAGCCTACAACATGATTTTAAAACTTCTAttaaaattcagttttgttgAAGCACCTGAAAATGCATCACTGACTTTTGTCAGAACAATCTGGAAGCATGTATTTCTCTTTAATCATTTCAAAGAGTGATTTAATTAAAAAGTCAGTAATCCCTGTAATACAACCATTATGCTGAGCATGATGTTCTTTCATCTTAATCCTCAGTGTCGAAGTTGGCACTAAACTGTGTCAGATTAGCTTGTGCTGATTTAAAATCACTTTGAAATCATTTGTGCcattattttatgatttattaagATTGTATCTATCTAGTGGAAGATAAGACATCTCACTATGAGGTTTACTACAGAGGTTTTGCAGTCAATAAAGTATCTGTTTTAGTGTTTTATAACAAGGTACAAGTGTCCTCACTCACATTTGCTGGTTTTATTTGGGAATAGGTGTATATGGTGTCAGACCACAGTGCATGATGACTGCCTTTCCAGTCTGAGTGATGATCTGTGCGATCTTGGAGAGTTCCGCTCTGTTATCATACCTCCATATTACCTCTATCAAGTCAACAAGCTCCGTCGAAGACACCCCGATGAGTACAGCAAGGTGAGGATCTATTCAGAAATAAACATGCCATGCAGAGGCttttcttcttttattttacaaaagtgTACAGAGGGTGGTTTGTCTgtcaatttattatttatagtaTGTATTTAAAGGGATCAAATTCCCCTTGATATTTTGACATACAAGACATCATTgtgctataaaaaaaaacatactataCGTTGCAGAGCTTAACCTCCATCTGAGCTGCTAAAACCATTTATTTTTTAGCTACTTATGTATTTTGTGCCCCTTAATATTGAAACCAG is a genomic window of Pseudorasbora parva isolate DD20220531a chromosome 12, ASM2467924v1, whole genome shotgun sequence containing:
- the cbx8b gene encoding chromobox protein homolog 8b; this translates as MELSAVGERVFAAESIIKRRIRRGRMEYLVKWKGWSPKYSTWEPEENILDSRLFVAFEEREREREIFGPKKRGPKLKTFLLKAQAKEKAKSYEFRNESSRGIHGAYPSPEPVVTPRAREGLRAVVPTIFPPSTVNRGESVRLSPPEPREHRSPPSPRPSPDAFTLAPKKRGRKPKLRFTDGYASSLLPEHAKRAADETMASIPSKMAKLGLDEEEERCSEMIGRIKISHKHMDPAYVHKQNRVVPSRSTQHISPEWNLHSSRVDADLQGCRTNPQTRLFHHKHLKHHSKQRTFEHRDSTSRQPSLIAKIPVSRIFGEPEERDAWKPSFSNVEKVVVTDVTTNFLTVTIKESSTDKGFFKDKR
- the c12h17orf67 gene encoding uncharacterized protein C17orf67 homolog, producing MKLLVCLFCVVLLTFCTDANPIIKESFAKQLLRAKRQKPGHPDEPMREHMLHMQRLEQRARETNMEHWLNPHCYPRCDRNYGYTV